Proteins from a single region of Lysinibacillus sp. JNUCC-52:
- a CDS encoding YczE/YyaS/YitT family protein, with amino-acid sequence MRKVTGWRWAFFVVGMVIMSLGITMSIKGKIVGTSPWDVLHVGLFQNFGLTIGTWSIVTGLLIVVSTSIVLRQWPKIGTWLNMLLIGSFIDVFNWLLPSTDIYGLQIIYFILGLFVLSFGCGMYIAPNMGAGPRDTLMMILVERFGGTIKTARMGIEVLVTIFGWLLGGPVGVGTVVIALTSGYIVQISLPYCRKVLMKCIGSMEGIKPF; translated from the coding sequence ATGCGAAAAGTCACAGGATGGCGCTGGGCGTTTTTTGTGGTAGGAATGGTGATAATGTCATTAGGAATTACGATGTCGATCAAAGGGAAAATTGTAGGAACAAGCCCATGGGATGTGTTACATGTAGGGCTATTTCAAAATTTCGGCTTAACAATAGGAACTTGGTCTATTGTAACAGGACTTTTGATCGTCGTCTCTACCTCGATTGTATTACGGCAATGGCCCAAAATAGGGACATGGTTAAATATGCTACTTATCGGTTCATTTATTGATGTGTTTAATTGGCTGTTGCCTTCAACTGATATTTATGGCTTACAAATAATTTATTTTATACTGGGTTTATTTGTTTTAAGCTTTGGCTGTGGCATGTATATTGCGCCAAATATGGGGGCGGGTCCGCGCGATACTTTAATGATGATTCTCGTTGAACGATTTGGAGGGACGATTAAAACCGCGCGTATGGGCATCGAAGTTCTCGTCACTATTTTTGGATGGTTGCTCGGGGGCCCTGTTGGTGTTGGTACTGTCGTTATTGCATTAACATCAGGCTATATTGTGCAAATTTCCTTACCGTATTGTCGTAAAGTTTTAATGAAATGTATCGGAAGCATGGAGGGCATCAAACCATTTTAG
- the ybaK gene encoding Cys-tRNA(Pro) deacylase, giving the protein MAKAKYTKTNAIRLLEQQKIQFDVLEYETGDGLVDGVSVAEKIGHPVTSVFKTLVAKASAQKLFVFVIPVAEELDLKAAAKVVGEKKIEMLAVKELLGYTGYVRGGCSPVGMKKLYPTVIDASAREQGSIIVSAGKIGMQMNVQVDDLLTVTKAQLAPITTIQE; this is encoded by the coding sequence GTGGCAAAGGCGAAGTATACGAAAACCAATGCAATTAGATTGTTAGAGCAACAAAAAATACAGTTTGACGTTTTAGAGTACGAGACAGGTGACGGTCTAGTAGATGGAGTGTCAGTAGCTGAAAAAATCGGACACCCTGTCACAAGTGTATTTAAAACATTAGTGGCAAAGGCGAGCGCTCAAAAGCTTTTTGTTTTTGTTATTCCAGTTGCGGAGGAACTTGATTTGAAAGCTGCTGCTAAAGTCGTTGGCGAGAAAAAGATTGAGATGCTAGCGGTTAAGGAGCTACTTGGTTATACAGGCTATGTCCGTGGTGGATGCTCACCAGTCGGCATGAAAAAGCTATATCCGACGGTTATTGATGCATCTGCACGTGAGCAAGGAAGTATTATTGTTAGTGCAGGGAAAATTGGTATGCAAATGAATGTTCAAGTTGATGATTTACTTACAGTGACTAAGGCGCAACTTGCTCCCATCACAACTATCCAAGAATAA
- a CDS encoding putative metalloprotease CJM1_0395 family protein gives MKLSNMMEQERQSAYYNRKKILQRKEAGDAYRKNAQYFQPEKNPILLELENLLLGRQDQDLYEQHKEESKDVTPQQQAMMQDLQQTEKSVRAHEHAFKTTGSDIGESPSLSRLKETDTDQFTALEDLGGAEINTDAESADTLQILQQVRSAALTPTVPSPQDLRIAASADAQMQQIQADINATELDETLLKELEPSFVTETIDVKVPERFSKELNLDPLADTIFGKTYDETLKARTFKLASAKYVAHIQMAKSGYLYGDNSTFSMTA, from the coding sequence ATGAAACTATCAAACATGATGGAGCAAGAGAGACAATCTGCTTATTATAATCGTAAGAAAATCCTTCAGCGCAAAGAGGCTGGTGATGCTTATCGAAAAAATGCACAGTATTTCCAACCAGAAAAAAATCCGATATTGCTAGAGCTTGAAAATCTATTATTAGGACGCCAAGATCAAGATTTATATGAGCAACATAAAGAGGAATCTAAAGACGTAACGCCACAGCAACAGGCGATGATGCAAGACTTACAACAAACAGAAAAAAGTGTAAGGGCTCATGAACATGCATTTAAAACAACTGGCAGTGATATAGGGGAATCGCCCTCTTTATCACGGTTAAAAGAAACAGATACGGACCAATTTACGGCATTAGAAGATTTAGGTGGAGCGGAAATTAATACGGATGCTGAAAGTGCAGACACATTGCAAATTTTACAGCAGGTTCGAAGTGCGGCACTAACACCTACAGTTCCATCTCCGCAAGATTTACGTATAGCAGCTAGTGCAGATGCTCAAATGCAACAAATTCAGGCAGATATCAATGCTACAGAGCTAGATGAAACATTACTGAAGGAGCTTGAACCATCTTTTGTGACGGAAACAATTGATGTAAAGGTGCCAGAACGATTTTCAAAGGAATTGAATTTAGATCCATTAGCAGATACAATTTTCGGTAAGACGTATGATGAGACGTTGAAAGCACGGACATTTAAATTGGCGTCAGCAAAATATGTTGCGCATATTCAAATGGCAAAAAGCGGCTATCTATATGGAGACAACTCAACGTTTTCAATGACAGCCTAA
- a CDS encoding VanZ family protein — protein sequence MSMAKNNISSIQGDAKLPLPFRAWIDTYYIQLKVIGWVFFSFYTCIAFYKLVINRLVEVCIMLFRGNYSLSEMGLFDYSSWRVTTNFIPFETILRYINYSQYFNLDLIVVNLLGNLLIFTPMGFLLPLLSKRFRKAWVIICIGFFSSLAVETVQFIFTVGSADVDDLILNTLGAWFGYLAYKCVLIMPKKRA from the coding sequence ATGAGCATGGCAAAAAATAATATATCCAGTATCCAAGGTGATGCCAAGCTACCATTACCATTTCGAGCGTGGATTGATACGTATTACATACAACTTAAAGTAATAGGTTGGGTGTTTTTTAGCTTTTACACATGTATTGCCTTTTACAAGCTAGTAATTAATCGTTTAGTCGAAGTTTGTATTATGTTGTTCAGAGGCAATTATTCTTTAAGCGAGATGGGTTTGTTTGATTATAGTAGCTGGCGGGTAACGACAAATTTTATACCGTTTGAAACGATTTTACGTTATATCAACTACTCACAATATTTTAATTTAGACTTGATTGTCGTAAACTTATTAGGCAATTTATTAATTTTTACACCGATGGGTTTTTTGTTACCGCTACTGTCAAAGAGGTTTCGAAAGGCGTGGGTAATTATTTGTATAGGCTTTTTCTCTAGCCTTGCTGTTGAAACCGTACAATTTATTTTTACGGTTGGTTCTGCAGATGTTGATGATTTAATTTTAAATACGCTAGGTGCCTGGTTTGGATACTTAGCTTATAAATGTGTGCTTATTATGCCCAAAAAACGAGCGTAA
- a CDS encoding acyl-CoA carboxylase subunit beta translates to MSNISTENISNAMKEQILAGGLPKYHDKNAQQGKLFVRERLELLLDDGLQSEDGLYANCLAGDLPADGVITGIGKIHGRTVCVLANDSTIKAGSWGKRTVEKMIRIQETAEKLNCPLFYLVDSAGARITDQLEMFPGRRGAGRIFYNQVKLSGKVPQICLLFGPSAAGGAYIPAFSDIVVMVEGNASMYLGSPRMAEMVIGEKVDLETMGGAKMHCSVSGCGDVLVKTEQEAIAYARKYLSYFPNNYAERSKVEAPKPPATFEKSIEELIPKNQNSPFDMYQLIDRLIDEDSFCEVKKLFAAELITGLGRINGQSVGIIANQPRVKGGVLFHDSADKAAKFISLCDAFNIPLIFLVDVPGFMIGTQVEKAGIIRHGAKMIFAMSEATVPKLTVIVRKAYGAGLYAMAGPAFEPDCCIALSNAQIAVMGPEAAVNAVYANKIAELPKEEQASFIAEKRKEYQEEIDIYRLASELIIDDVIEPNDLRKALETRLDLYMSKYLLFSQRKHGVNPV, encoded by the coding sequence ATGAGCAATATATCTACAGAAAACATATCAAATGCGATGAAGGAACAAATTTTAGCAGGGGGACTGCCAAAATATCACGATAAAAATGCACAACAAGGCAAGCTATTTGTTCGAGAGCGACTAGAATTATTACTAGATGATGGACTTCAGTCGGAAGATGGGCTTTACGCGAACTGTTTAGCAGGTGATTTACCAGCAGATGGTGTTATTACAGGTATCGGTAAAATCCACGGTCGTACAGTATGTGTGTTAGCTAATGATTCGACAATTAAAGCAGGGTCTTGGGGAAAACGTACAGTAGAAAAAATGATTCGTATTCAAGAAACGGCGGAGAAGCTAAATTGTCCATTATTTTATTTAGTGGATTCAGCAGGTGCGCGTATTACAGATCAGTTAGAGATGTTCCCTGGTCGTCGTGGGGCAGGACGAATTTTCTACAATCAAGTAAAACTTTCAGGTAAAGTACCGCAAATTTGCTTGCTGTTTGGTCCTTCTGCAGCTGGAGGCGCTTATATTCCTGCATTTTCTGATATTGTGGTGATGGTAGAAGGCAACGCATCTATGTATTTAGGGTCACCACGTATGGCAGAAATGGTCATCGGTGAAAAAGTGGATTTAGAAACAATGGGTGGCGCTAAAATGCATTGTTCCGTTTCTGGTTGTGGGGACGTCCTAGTAAAAACAGAACAAGAAGCGATTGCTTATGCTCGTAAATACTTAAGCTATTTCCCGAATAACTATGCGGAACGTAGTAAAGTGGAGGCTCCAAAGCCGCCAGCAACATTTGAAAAATCAATTGAAGAATTAATTCCTAAAAATCAAAACTCGCCATTTGATATGTATCAGTTAATTGATCGGTTGATTGATGAAGATTCTTTCTGTGAAGTGAAAAAATTATTTGCCGCAGAATTAATAACAGGTCTTGGCCGTATTAATGGACAATCAGTTGGTATTATCGCCAACCAACCTCGTGTGAAGGGTGGCGTATTGTTCCACGATTCGGCTGACAAAGCAGCAAAATTTATTTCATTATGTGATGCCTTTAATATTCCATTAATATTCCTTGTAGACGTACCAGGATTTATGATTGGCACACAGGTTGAAAAGGCAGGCATTATTCGTCACGGCGCAAAAATGATTTTTGCAATGAGCGAGGCAACTGTACCGAAGCTAACTGTAATTGTCCGTAAGGCGTATGGTGCAGGGCTTTATGCAATGGCAGGTCCAGCTTTCGAGCCTGATTGCTGTATTGCGTTGTCGAACGCACAAATAGCCGTAATGGGGCCAGAGGCAGCGGTAAATGCAGTATATGCCAATAAAATTGCTGAACTACCAAAAGAAGAACAAGCAAGCTTTATTGCTGAGAAGAGAAAAGAATATCAAGAGGAAATTGACATTTATCGCTTAGCATCTGAGCTAATTATTGATGATGTCATTGAGCCAAATGATTTACGAAAAGCATTAGAAACACGTTTGGACTTGTATATGTCTAAATACTTGTTATTTTCTCAACGGAAGCATGGTGTGAATCCAGTATAA
- a CDS encoding enoyl-CoA hydratase — MTQQLVQFDLLPGNIGLITLSRAEAANAMSVQLLNDLSATLDKINADPAVRVVLLSGAGEKAFCAGADLKERKGMSDHQVKQVVQLIGATIAKVESLAQPVIAVLNGVAFGGGLELALACDLRIAATHIKVGLTETSLGIIPGAGGTQRLPRLIGIGKAKELIYTARRIDAEQAKHLGIVEYVYEGHEVQEKAQQLALEMAKNAPLSLIQAKNAINNGVEVDLATGLKIESLAYSALIPTEDRLEGLQAFQEKRAPQYSGK, encoded by the coding sequence GTGACACAACAACTCGTTCAATTTGATTTATTACCAGGTAATATAGGGCTCATTACACTTTCTAGAGCGGAAGCTGCAAATGCCATGTCAGTACAATTATTAAACGACCTTAGTGCTACGCTAGATAAAATAAATGCTGATCCAGCAGTACGTGTTGTTTTACTATCAGGCGCAGGGGAAAAGGCATTTTGTGCTGGGGCAGATTTAAAAGAGCGTAAAGGAATGTCTGATCATCAAGTAAAACAAGTTGTGCAATTAATCGGAGCAACCATTGCCAAAGTAGAGTCATTAGCTCAGCCTGTCATTGCAGTGTTAAATGGCGTCGCATTTGGGGGCGGACTAGAACTCGCTTTAGCTTGCGATTTACGCATAGCGGCGACACATATCAAGGTTGGTCTTACGGAAACTTCTCTTGGCATTATTCCAGGAGCAGGTGGAACACAACGCTTACCGCGATTAATTGGAATTGGAAAAGCGAAGGAACTAATTTATACAGCACGTCGAATCGATGCCGAGCAAGCGAAACACCTCGGTATTGTGGAATATGTATATGAGGGGCATGAAGTGCAAGAAAAAGCGCAACAGCTTGCACTTGAAATGGCAAAAAATGCGCCATTGTCATTAATTCAAGCGAAAAATGCTATTAATAATGGTGTGGAAGTAGATTTAGCTACAGGCTTGAAAATCGAGTCACTTGCATATAGCGCACTTATTCCAACTGAAGATCGCTTGGAGGGCTTACAAGCTTTCCAGGAAAAAAGAGCACCGCAATACTCAGGAAAGTAA
- a CDS encoding hydroxymethylglutaryl-CoA lyase yields MQLPKHVTLKEVGPRDGLQNEKVHIATADKVQLVNLLSRTGLNYIEVTSFVHPKWIPQLADAVEVLQAIKREKDITYAALVPNMRGLERALLAGIDEASIFMSASESHNQKNINKTIHETFPIMKEVVEGAKAANKHVRGYISTVIGCPYEGYIHPEKVLQVTDKLLEMGVDEISLGDTIGVGVPTQVEHLLEELLKRYPAEKFALHFHDTRGTALANIMKSLEMGITKFDSALGGLGGCPYAKGATGNVATEDLLYLLEGMGIETGVNKQRLLEAVLFIEQKLGKDVASKQMAIVRNEGSANVT; encoded by the coding sequence ATGCAATTACCAAAGCATGTTACGTTAAAGGAAGTAGGGCCTCGGGACGGTTTGCAAAACGAAAAGGTACACATCGCGACTGCAGATAAAGTACAGCTAGTAAATTTACTTAGTCGGACGGGATTAAATTATATAGAAGTAACGTCTTTCGTCCATCCGAAGTGGATTCCTCAATTAGCAGATGCAGTAGAAGTGTTGCAAGCTATTAAGCGAGAAAAGGACATAACGTATGCGGCACTCGTGCCAAACATGCGAGGACTAGAACGGGCATTGCTAGCAGGCATCGATGAAGCAAGCATTTTTATGTCTGCTAGTGAAAGTCATAATCAAAAAAATATCAATAAAACGATTCACGAAACATTTCCGATCATGAAGGAAGTAGTTGAAGGGGCAAAGGCAGCAAATAAGCATGTACGTGGTTATATCTCAACAGTAATTGGTTGCCCTTATGAGGGTTACATACACCCAGAAAAGGTTTTACAAGTAACAGATAAATTATTGGAAATGGGCGTTGATGAAATATCGCTTGGCGATACAATCGGCGTTGGCGTACCGACGCAGGTTGAGCATCTTTTAGAAGAGTTGCTAAAGAGGTATCCAGCTGAAAAATTTGCGCTGCACTTCCATGATACGCGTGGTACAGCGCTAGCTAATATTATGAAATCATTAGAAATGGGTATTACAAAATTTGATAGTGCACTCGGTGGTCTGGGCGGTTGCCCTTATGCGAAAGGTGCAACAGGTAATGTAGCCACAGAAGATTTGTTGTATCTATTAGAAGGAATGGGCATCGAAACAGGTGTTAATAAGCAAAGGCTGTTAGAAGCGGTACTATTTATAGAACAAAAGCTAGGGAAGGACGTTGCATCTAAACAAATGGCTATTGTTCGTAATGAAGGGAGTGCCAATGTCACGTGA
- a CDS encoding acetyl-CoA carboxylase biotin carboxyl carrier protein subunit produces MATVKASMAGTVWKIVVAEGDKVTAGQDVAILESMKMEIPIAAEEDGVVKKIIANEGDFINVDDDILEIE; encoded by the coding sequence ATGGCAACAGTAAAAGCGAGCATGGCAGGAACAGTATGGAAAATCGTAGTGGCAGAAGGCGATAAAGTAACAGCAGGGCAAGACGTAGCAATTTTAGAGTCAATGAAAATGGAGATACCGATAGCTGCCGAAGAGGATGGCGTTGTAAAAAAAATTATTGCGAACGAAGGCGATTTCATTAACGTTGATGATGATATTTTAGAAATTGAATAG
- a CDS encoding acetyl-CoA carboxylase biotin carboxylase subunit, producing the protein MFKKVLIANRGEIARRIIRTCKRLNIQTVAVYSEADAESLHVKDADEAYCVGKPPVVQSYLNIDRILEIAKESGADAVHPGYGLLSENADFAKRCTEAGLVFIGPSASVIASMGSKLEARKTMKSAGVPIVEGVETPVKDVSEAVEIASRLGYPIMLKASAGGGGIGMQLVSDAEELEKAFEGNQKRAQSFFGDGTMYMERFIANPHHVEVQIIADYEGNVVPLFERECSIQRRNQKVVEEAPSPFISEETRAKMLEASVQAVKHIGYVNAGTIEYLVDAEQNFYFLEMNTRLQVEHPVTEEITKLDLVEEQLKVAARQPLSFTRDSIDKQGHAIEVRIYAENPTTFFPSPGKITELILPLGEGIRHECGVEAGSTVTPFYDPMISKLVVWGETRAIACERLIQALQDYKIEGIQTNIPMLLKTVTHEQFLKGHTTTKFVEEFYLPQLTETK; encoded by the coding sequence ATGTTCAAGAAAGTATTAATTGCAAATCGTGGTGAAATTGCTAGACGTATTATACGCACTTGTAAGCGACTCAATATTCAAACGGTGGCGGTATATTCTGAGGCGGATGCTGAAAGCTTACATGTGAAAGATGCAGACGAGGCATACTGCGTTGGTAAGCCGCCTGTTGTTCAAAGCTATTTAAATATTGATCGCATTCTTGAAATTGCAAAAGAAAGCGGGGCTGACGCTGTTCATCCAGGATATGGCTTACTTTCGGAAAACGCTGATTTTGCAAAACGTTGTACAGAGGCTGGTCTAGTATTTATTGGACCTAGCGCTTCAGTGATTGCGTCCATGGGCAGTAAATTGGAAGCCCGAAAGACGATGAAATCTGCAGGTGTCCCGATTGTAGAAGGAGTTGAAACGCCTGTCAAAGACGTTTCAGAAGCAGTTGAAATCGCTTCCCGTTTAGGTTATCCGATTATGCTGAAAGCGTCTGCTGGGGGTGGTGGTATCGGCATGCAGTTAGTGTCTGATGCTGAGGAGTTGGAGAAAGCCTTCGAGGGTAATCAGAAACGTGCACAATCATTTTTTGGTGATGGCACGATGTACATGGAACGTTTCATAGCTAATCCACATCATGTTGAAGTACAGATTATCGCTGATTATGAAGGAAATGTCGTGCCATTATTTGAACGAGAATGTTCAATTCAACGCCGCAATCAAAAAGTGGTTGAAGAAGCACCATCTCCATTTATCTCTGAGGAAACGCGAGCAAAAATGCTAGAAGCATCTGTGCAAGCAGTGAAGCATATCGGTTATGTAAACGCAGGAACAATTGAATATTTAGTAGATGCAGAGCAAAATTTTTATTTCTTAGAGATGAATACACGTCTGCAAGTAGAGCATCCAGTAACAGAAGAAATAACGAAGCTGGATCTTGTGGAAGAACAGTTGAAAGTAGCGGCGCGACAACCGTTAAGCTTTACACGCGATAGCATTGACAAACAAGGGCATGCGATTGAAGTACGCATTTATGCGGAAAACCCGACAACATTTTTCCCGTCTCCAGGCAAAATTACAGAGCTAATATTACCGCTAGGAGAAGGTATCCGACATGAATGTGGTGTAGAAGCAGGCTCAACTGTGACACCTTTCTATGATCCAATGATTAGTAAATTAGTAGTATGGGGTGAAACGCGAGCAATTGCCTGTGAGCGCCTAATACAAGCACTACAAGATTACAAAATTGAAGGAATACAAACAAATATACCGATGCTTTTGAAAACTGTAACCCACGAGCAATTTTTAAAAGGGCATACAACAACGAAATTTGTGGAGGAGTTTTATTTACCACAATTAACAGAAACAAAATAA
- a CDS encoding AMP-binding protein — MAELVYQTIGQLLDEQSKKYPKNEALVYADRDLRMTYEELNHQSRLVARGLMALGIEKGDHIAVWTTNVPEWVQLQFGTGKMGAPIVTVNTNYRAHELEYLLRQSDAKTIILIENYRDHSFMNTLQEICPELENCEPGKLQSERLPLLKNVILIGETKYPGVLNWSDVLAAAEQVTEQQLDQIQASLHYDDVINIQYTSGTTGFPKGVMLTHYNLVNNAVNIAECMRLTSEDRLCIPVPFFHCFGCVIGTLAITTSGGTMVPVQEFSPAEVLRTVEKEKCTALHGVPTMFISELNLQNFSSYNLSTLRTGVMAGSNCPIEVMKAVIEKMGMTDVTICYGQTESSPVITQTRADDPFHLKVETVGRALPNLEVKIVVPGTDVEAATNEQGELCTRGYHVMKGYYNNQEETQLAIDHDGWLHTGDLATMDEEGYIRVTGRLKDMIIRGGENLYPREIEEFLYTFPKIADVQVAGVPDPKYGEEAAAWIILREGEQATEEEIRAFCRDKISKHKIPRHIFFIDSYPMTASGKVQKFKLREDFVAAVKVN; from the coding sequence ATGGCAGAACTTGTGTATCAAACAATTGGTCAATTGCTCGATGAACAGTCTAAAAAATATCCTAAAAATGAAGCGCTAGTGTATGCAGATAGAGACTTACGTATGACTTATGAGGAGTTAAATCATCAAAGTCGTTTAGTTGCGAGAGGATTAATGGCCCTTGGTATTGAAAAGGGAGATCATATCGCAGTGTGGACGACAAATGTTCCTGAATGGGTACAGTTACAGTTTGGCACAGGAAAGATGGGGGCGCCAATCGTTACGGTAAACACAAATTATCGTGCACATGAACTGGAATATTTACTAAGACAATCCGATGCTAAAACGATAATTTTAATTGAAAATTATCGGGACCATTCTTTTATGAATACACTCCAGGAAATTTGCCCAGAGTTAGAAAATTGCGAACCTGGTAAATTGCAATCAGAGCGTCTACCTTTATTGAAAAATGTTATTTTAATTGGCGAAACAAAATATCCAGGAGTACTTAACTGGTCAGATGTACTGGCAGCTGCGGAGCAAGTAACAGAGCAACAATTAGATCAAATACAGGCTTCACTCCATTATGATGATGTCATTAATATTCAATATACATCAGGAACAACAGGGTTTCCAAAAGGGGTTATGTTAACGCATTATAACTTAGTCAATAATGCGGTGAACATTGCCGAATGTATGCGCTTAACGTCAGAGGATCGCTTATGTATTCCAGTGCCATTCTTCCATTGCTTTGGCTGTGTAATTGGTACGTTAGCCATTACTACAAGTGGTGGAACAATGGTGCCAGTGCAAGAATTTTCTCCAGCGGAAGTATTACGAACAGTTGAAAAAGAAAAGTGCACTGCATTACACGGAGTACCGACAATGTTTATTAGTGAATTGAATTTGCAGAATTTTTCGTCATACAACTTATCGACATTGCGTACGGGCGTAATGGCAGGTTCCAATTGCCCAATTGAAGTGATGAAAGCAGTCATCGAGAAAATGGGGATGACTGATGTCACTATTTGTTATGGTCAAACGGAATCTTCTCCTGTTATTACTCAAACGAGAGCAGATGACCCATTCCATTTAAAAGTAGAGACTGTAGGTAGGGCATTACCAAATCTAGAAGTTAAAATTGTCGTTCCTGGTACAGATGTAGAAGCGGCAACAAATGAGCAAGGCGAGCTATGTACAAGAGGCTACCACGTGATGAAAGGTTACTATAACAACCAAGAGGAAACACAACTTGCAATTGATCACGATGGCTGGCTTCATACGGGTGATTTAGCAACGATGGATGAAGAAGGTTATATCAGGGTTACAGGCCGTTTAAAGGACATGATTATACGTGGTGGTGAAAATTTATATCCACGTGAAATCGAGGAGTTTTTATATACATTTCCAAAAATCGCTGATGTACAAGTAGCGGGCGTTCCTGATCCTAAGTACGGTGAAGAAGCCGCTGCATGGATTATATTGCGAGAAGGGGAACAGGCGACAGAAGAGGAAATCCGAGCTTTTTGCCGAGATAAAATTTCTAAACATAAAATTCCGCGACATATTTTCTTTATCGATAGCTACCCAATGACTGCCTCAGGAAAAGTGCAGAAGTTTAAACTACGTGAAGATTTTGTGGCAGCAGTGAAGGTCAATTAG
- a CDS encoding acyl-CoA dehydrogenase, producing the protein MNFELTKEQAMIRDMVRDFAEKEIKPYAREVDETSTMRIESFEKMAELGLLGIPFPEEYGGSGGDTVSYAIAVEEIGRACGGTGLSYAAAVSLGAAPIYNFGTEEQKREWLVPLAKGETLGAFGLTEPNAGSDAGGTRTTAVVDGDDYVINGEKCWITNAGHARQIIVTAVTGKREDGKKIISSIIVPTNTPGVTINCNYDKMGVRGSNTCEIILQNVRVPKTNLLGDEKRGFSQFLNTLDGGRISIAALSVGIAQSAYEKALKYANEREQFGAPISKLQAIQFKLADMAMEIELARTLVHKAAWLKDQKKPFAKEAAMAKLFASEMGFRTCNQAIQIHGGSGYMKEYDVERHLRDIKLMEIGEGTSEIQRLVISRLIGC; encoded by the coding sequence ATGAACTTTGAACTAACGAAAGAGCAAGCGATGATTCGAGACATGGTACGTGATTTTGCAGAGAAAGAGATTAAACCTTACGCTCGTGAAGTCGACGAGACATCAACAATGAGAATAGAAAGCTTTGAAAAAATGGCAGAGCTTGGCTTATTGGGTATCCCGTTTCCTGAGGAATATGGTGGTTCTGGTGGAGATACGGTGTCCTATGCAATTGCTGTCGAGGAAATTGGGCGCGCTTGTGGTGGTACGGGTTTAAGCTATGCAGCAGCGGTAAGCTTAGGTGCCGCTCCAATTTATAATTTTGGAACGGAAGAACAAAAGCGTGAATGGCTTGTACCTTTAGCAAAAGGCGAAACATTAGGTGCTTTCGGTTTAACGGAGCCGAATGCAGGGTCTGATGCGGGTGGAACACGTACAACAGCAGTCGTTGACGGCGATGATTACGTTATTAACGGTGAAAAATGCTGGATTACAAATGCAGGCCATGCAAGACAAATTATTGTCACGGCAGTAACTGGCAAGCGTGAAGATGGCAAAAAAATTATCTCATCAATTATTGTGCCAACAAACACACCTGGTGTCACAATCAATTGTAATTACGACAAAATGGGCGTACGAGGCTCCAATACATGCGAAATTATTTTGCAAAATGTGCGCGTTCCAAAAACGAATCTATTAGGGGACGAAAAACGTGGGTTCAGCCAGTTTTTAAATACGTTAGATGGTGGACGTATTTCCATAGCGGCTTTATCAGTCGGCATTGCACAGTCTGCTTATGAAAAAGCATTAAAGTATGCGAACGAACGCGAGCAATTTGGAGCACCAATCTCCAAGTTACAAGCAATACAGTTTAAATTAGCCGATATGGCAATGGAAATAGAGCTTGCTCGTACACTTGTACATAAAGCAGCATGGCTTAAAGATCAGAAAAAACCATTTGCTAAGGAAGCAGCGATGGCGAAGTTATTCGCATCAGAGATGGGCTTCCGAACTTGCAATCAAGCCATTCAAATTCATGGTGGTTCAGGTTATATGAAGGAATATGATGTAGAACGTCATTTACGTGATATTAAATTAATGGAAATTGGTGAAGGTACATCTGAAATTCAACGTCTCGTTATTTCTCGTCTAATTGGCTGTTAA